Proteins co-encoded in one Seriola aureovittata isolate HTS-2021-v1 ecotype China chromosome 1, ASM2101889v1, whole genome shotgun sequence genomic window:
- the LOC130173555 gene encoding cytochrome b-c1 complex subunit Rieske, mitochondrial → MMSLAARSGAFSPYLQATAFAVAGPLKALIPGVVVKGEKILLDPKKQFLCRESLSGQSPKTGPAVTVSINGCAGVRFAHTDVRIPDFSDYRRTEVLDPNKSSQDSSEGRRTFSYLVTGATTVVGIYAAKTVVNQFVSSMSASADVLALSKIEIKLGDIPEGKNMTFKWRGKPLFVRHRTEKEIAAEAAVNIGELRDPQHDKDRVLNPTWVIVLGVCTHLGCVPIANAGDYGGYYCPCHGSHYDASGRIRKGPAPLNLEVPYYEFPDDDTVVVG, encoded by the exons ATGATGTCCCTAGCCGCTCGATCAGGGGCTTTTTCCCCCTACCTGCAGGCCACTGCCTTCGCAGTCGCCGGGCCCCTGAAGGCTCTGATACCCGGGGTCGTGGTTAAGGGAGAGAAGATCCTGTTGGACCCAAAGAAACAGTTCCTGTGCCGCGAGTCGTTGAGCGGTCAAAGCCCGAAGACGGGGCCTGCGGTAACGGTTAGCATCAACG GCTGTGCAGGAGTCAGATTTGCCCATACAGATGTCAGGATACCAGACTTCTCTGACTACAGGCGTACAGAGGTGCTTGACCCCAACAAGTCGTCCCAGGACAGCAGCGAAGGCAGAAGAACCTTCTCCTACCTGGTCACCGGGGCCACAACCGTGGTGGGCATCTACGCCGCCAAGACAGTGGTGAATCAGTTTGTTTCCTCCATGAGCGCCTCTGCTGATGTCCTGGCTCTGTCCAAGATCGAAATCAAGCTGGGCGACATCCCAGAAGGCAAGAACATGACCTTCAAGTGGAGAGGCAAGCCGCTGTTCGTCCGCCACCGTACAGAGAAGGAGATTGCCGCAGAAGCCGCCGTCAACATCGGAGAGCTGCGAGACCCTCAGCACGACAAGGACCGGGTCCTCAACCCCACCTGGGTCATCGTCCTGGGGGTGTGCACACATCTGGGCTGTGTGCCGATCGCCAACGCTGGAGACTACGGTGGTTACTACTGCCCCTGCCACGGCTCGCACTATGACGCCTCGGGCCGCATCAGGAAGGGTCCCGCCCCCCTTAATCTGGAGGTCCCTTACTACGAGTTCCCAGATGACGACACGGTAGTGGTGGGATAG